DNA sequence from the Gemmatimonadaceae bacterium genome:
ATCGCAGCGGACGATCTCGTCCGCCAAGCAACCATCAGGGCTGATTGCACGGGAAAAAACGCCCACGCAATCCGCACGGACGAAGTCCGCCCTTGACAATCGCTCTCATAGAACCGCTGACACGGCCCTGAAACCGCTGACCGGCTCCGTGTGCAGAGACAGCTCCGCGCCCAGTGATGTTCTGAATTTGTGAATGCGTCAGGAGGTTCCCTGACGGTTGGAGGCTTCTCGAGGCATTAGCGGGCGAGCTCCGTCTGTCTCACTTCACCGTGACTGTACCGCTCATCGCTGCCCCGTGGATGGTGCAGTGGTACGAATAGGTCCCCGCAGCGCTGAAGTGCCTCGAGTACGTTCCCGTCGCTTGCGTCGGCGAGGCGATCCCGTCATCGAAGGTGACGTTGTGGCTGCTGCTCCCGGCCCACGTCCACGTGACTGCGCCGACGGCGACGGTCGTTGCGGCCGGGGAGAAATAATTATCGCTGACCGTCACATCGTTGCCCGTGCCAGACCCGTTTGTGCGCGAGCCGCCGGGGCCGGTGTTTCCTGAGCTACCGCTTCCGCAGCTCGCGTCGCCCAACAAAAACATCGCGCCAATGGCAATCGACAAAGAACGCACCGCAACGACCCCTGCGAGAGGATTCACTAACCTCTGCGGAACGCGCCAGGAGTCAACATGGCCCGATGCGTCATCACCTGCGCCGGAGGAGCGATGCGCTCCTCCGGCGGAGGCACGGCGTCGCCTCGATCAGTCGTCCTGGTCTCGCTGGCCCATGAAGACGATGCGGTAGATCCGCCCGCCCTGGTCGTCAGAGACGTAGAGTGATCCGTCGGGTCCTTGTGTCACGCCGACAGGCCGATGCTTCGCGGTGGCCGGAAGCGGACCGGTCGAACCCGCAAAGCCGTCGGCGAACGTCTCGGCGGGCCACGACGCCGTGCCGGTACGCGCAAACGGGACGAACTGCACCTGGCAGCCCTCGTTAGGCGGCGGTGCTCGATTGAAACCGCCGTCGAACGCGATGAATGCACCACCGCGATAGCGCGCCGGGAACTGATCACCGGTGTAGAAGAGCATACCATCCGGTGACCAGTGCGCGCCGAACGTCGCGAGTGGCTGATTATAACTTGCGCAATCGATTCCCTGGGGACCACGCACGCGCTGTCCGTCGCCGCCATATTCGGGCGCCAGCACTTTCTTGTGCTCGGTAATGGCGTCGAAGTAACAGTACGGCCAGCCATTGTTGCTGCCTCGTGTCACGCGCGCCATCTCCTCCGCCGGGAGGTTTGCCCCCTGATCTTGCGTGTAGAACTGGGG
Encoded proteins:
- a CDS encoding PQQ-dependent sugar dehydrogenase; this encodes MSGTADSRERLALRRARHESDGVVWNALPTGYRNLVALAIGPSNGELYTVQQGRDMLFENWPQFYTQDQGANLPAEEMARVTRGSNNGWPYCYFDAITEHKKVLAPEYGGDGQRVRGPQGIDCASYNQPLATFGAHWSPDGMLFYTGDQFPARYRGGAFIAFDGGFNRAPPPNEGCQVQFVPFARTGTASWPAETFADGFAGSTGPLPATAKHRPVGVTQGPDGSLYVSDDQGGRIYRIVFMGQRDQDD
- a CDS encoding plastocyanin/azurin family copper-binding protein, which codes for MRSLSIAIGAMFLLGDASCGSGSSGNTGPGGSRTNGSGTGNDVTVSDNYFSPAATTVAVGAVTWTWAGSSSHNVTFDDGIASPTQATGTYSRHFSAAGTYSYHCTIHGAAMSGTVTVK